One window of the Paenibacillus beijingensis genome contains the following:
- a CDS encoding DUF6509 family protein, translating into MLTITEYSVELVKDPFGILAGKRYEFILDIDVPEDDELHSDNGLYVRVIYRVEESGSGIVKYEIFERTTEKYIEFDLEEDEIAAVEAFCREHYSEA; encoded by the coding sequence ATGTTAACCATTACCGAGTACAGCGTGGAGCTTGTGAAGGATCCTTTTGGAATATTGGCCGGGAAGCGGTATGAATTTATTCTCGATATCGATGTGCCCGAGGATGATGAGCTGCATTCCGATAACGGATTGTATGTAAGGGTCATTTACCGCGTCGAGGAAAGCGGGAGCGGCATCGTGAAATACGAAATTTTCGAAAGAACAACCGAAAAGTATATTGAGTTTGACCTCGAAGAAGATGAAATCGCGGCGGTTGAAGCCTTTTGCAGGGAGCACTATTCCGAAGCATAG
- a CDS encoding YkvA family protein: MTENNAFNKLKKQARAIKQNIFILYLAYQDPRVPWYVKLFAVCVVAYAFSPIDLIPDFIPVLGYLDDLIIVPIGISLALKMIPQRVIEDCRAKADEMRKKGEPKNWTAAAIVIVVWILLIVWVGTLFI; this comes from the coding sequence GTGACGGAGAATAACGCGTTTAATAAGCTGAAAAAACAGGCGAGAGCGATAAAGCAAAACATCTTTATCCTTTATTTAGCCTATCAAGATCCGAGAGTTCCATGGTACGTAAAATTGTTCGCCGTCTGTGTCGTCGCCTACGCGTTTAGTCCGATTGACTTGATCCCGGATTTCATCCCGGTATTGGGGTATTTGGACGATTTGATTATTGTACCGATCGGGATTTCGCTGGCACTCAAAATGATTCCGCAGCGCGTGATTGAAGACTGCAGAGCGAAGGCGGATGAAATGCGAAAAAAAGGCGAGCCCAAAAACTGGACTGCCGCCGCTATCGTTATCGTCGTTTGGATTTTGCTTATCGTTTGGGTTGGAACTCTTTTCATTTGA
- a CDS encoding RNA polymerase sigma factor: protein MRNLSDYELMQLVKNRKQKALSVLYDRYGALVYSFAMKALRDETAAREIVQAVFLRLWTTGSGYDPEKGKFTSWLLTVTRNLTTDYIRQQRRESLGRIQIDRERLNALPDQHAESPEEHIVRHSLREQIRHACKHLSKPQQTLLEHFYWHGYSLNELALMYDQPLGTVKNRLHQTLKILRRHLASEGDS from the coding sequence ATGCGGAATCTATCCGATTATGAACTCATGCAGCTTGTAAAAAACCGAAAGCAAAAAGCGCTGTCCGTCCTTTATGACCGTTACGGGGCCCTGGTCTACTCCTTTGCCATGAAGGCGCTTCGGGACGAAACGGCCGCGCGGGAAATTGTGCAGGCTGTCTTTCTCCGGCTATGGACGACCGGATCCGGATACGATCCGGAGAAAGGAAAGTTCACGAGCTGGCTGCTCACGGTGACCCGCAATTTAACGACGGACTATATCCGCCAACAGCGGAGAGAATCATTAGGACGGATTCAAATCGACCGGGAACGGTTGAATGCACTTCCCGACCAACATGCGGAATCTCCCGAGGAACATATCGTCCGTCATTCGCTGCGGGAGCAAATCCGCCATGCATGCAAACATTTATCCAAACCCCAGCAAACGTTGCTGGAGCATTTTTACTGGCACGGTTACAGCTTGAACGAGCTCGCGCTGATGTATGATCAACCGCTCGGCACCGTTAAAAACAGGCTTCATCAAACGTTGAAAATTTTGCGCAGGCATCTTGCTTCGGAAGGGGACTCGTAA
- a CDS encoding anti-sigma factor, giving the protein MNDELYSAECELVLDYLSGTGTKEDKEAFERHLPHCNRCKQELAELQMVWEALPTDMERVEPPKDLKKQIMTAVKSEARSQNSQQYPKRIRWGKAVLGAAAAILIFAAGSFWDNPFRSRDAALPSLEQALSIPASQIVRIDRLIAEPGEKANAYGVACIIDNGTSRQFAVYVFGAQATSGQQAYQVWLASDGSRISAGTFRVNDSGVGLLAMPIASSDLSYDRIGITLEPDDTGDHPRGPKAFGTKA; this is encoded by the coding sequence ATGAATGACGAACTATACTCAGCCGAGTGCGAATTGGTGCTGGACTATCTGTCCGGTACTGGCACGAAGGAAGATAAAGAGGCTTTCGAACGTCATTTGCCTCATTGTAACCGCTGCAAGCAGGAGTTGGCCGAACTGCAAATGGTATGGGAGGCGCTTCCTACAGATATGGAACGGGTCGAACCGCCGAAAGATTTAAAAAAGCAAATCATGACCGCCGTCAAATCGGAAGCCCGCAGCCAAAACAGCCAACAATATCCAAAGCGAATCCGGTGGGGAAAAGCGGTTTTGGGCGCCGCTGCCGCAATATTGATTTTTGCAGCAGGTTCGTTTTGGGACAATCCGTTCCGCAGCCGTGATGCGGCTCTCCCTTCTTTGGAACAAGCGTTGTCCATTCCGGCATCTCAGATCGTCCGGATCGACAGGCTGATCGCGGAACCGGGCGAAAAAGCGAACGCATACGGCGTTGCCTGCATTATCGACAACGGCACAAGCCGGCAGTTCGCCGTTTATGTATTCGGCGCCCAAGCGACCAGCGGACAACAGGCGTATCAGGTTTGGCTCGCGAGCGACGGCAGCCGGATCAGCGCCGGAACGTTCCGCGTCAACGATTCAGGCGTCGGTTTGCTGGCGATGCCGATTGCATCAAGCGATTTATCCTATGACCGGATCGGAATCACACTGGAACCGGACGATACGGGGGATCATCCGCGCGGACCGAAAGCGTTCGGAACGAAAGCCTGA
- a CDS encoding cupin domain-containing protein, translating into MIVSKETANHYVWGNNCDGWPLVERSDLSIKQERMPQGTMETRHYHQKSRQFFFVLRGTLKMEIEGEWFEMKEGQGIEVSPTKLHQAVNDSNEDVEFIVISQPTTKGDRIEE; encoded by the coding sequence GTGATTGTCAGCAAAGAAACCGCAAATCATTACGTTTGGGGAAATAACTGCGACGGCTGGCCGCTTGTCGAACGTTCGGATTTGAGCATCAAGCAGGAAAGAATGCCGCAGGGGACGATGGAGACCCGGCATTATCATCAAAAATCCCGTCAGTTCTTTTTTGTGCTGCGTGGAACCTTGAAAATGGAAATCGAGGGCGAATGGTTTGAAATGAAGGAGGGGCAAGGGATCGAAGTGTCGCCGACAAAGCTGCACCAGGCAGTCAACGATTCAAATGAAGATGTCGAGTTTATCGTCATTTCCCAGCCGACGACCAAGGGAGATCGAATTGAAGAGTGA
- a CDS encoding plastocyanin/azurin family copper-binding protein — MNLKRVKKVILSAILSSGLLISASGAAAADAAPVIESDADTAAGLGLLIGEGRGVDAVYLNKASTRLQAAIISLRLQGQLQAALDYTGKTTFADSSQVGKANQPVLAYLKNHPELGWQGSGGNRFDPSAAISAKQFYKVVLENMGFKSGADFTYEQTESFAASKGLTQIAGASSLLNGHIATALVEALSANTANGTTLFSSLQSKGVIAAGASLQTGERIGLKQDSKLGTYFTDSSGKTLYFFTKDAENLNACASSCIANWPIYYSDHLQIPSSLNKADFSVLIRTDGTKQLTYKNWPLYYFVKDKAAGDLNGEAVGGVWFTAKPDYALMLGTSSTAGNYLTDDYGRALYYFDKDTPQKSVCEGTCIANWPAYSSSGTRVPSTVTEADFGTITRPDGSKQSAFKGYPLYYFIQDKAHGDLKGQQVNKVWFTVDPAKFNGTTAASAPAEVKTYRIDIKEFSFGSEPLTVEAGSKVIFTNYDDMKHNAVAVDGSFASPLLAKGESYTVTLDKAGTIDYYCEPHKSFMTGQIIVK, encoded by the coding sequence GTGAACTTGAAACGGGTTAAAAAGGTGATTCTGTCCGCTATCTTAAGCTCCGGTCTGTTAATCTCGGCATCGGGAGCCGCTGCCGCCGACGCCGCCCCAGTCATCGAATCCGACGCCGACACGGCGGCCGGTCTCGGCCTGCTGATCGGGGAAGGACGCGGCGTCGATGCCGTCTATCTGAACAAAGCTTCAACCCGGCTGCAGGCCGCGATCATTTCGCTGCGGCTGCAAGGGCAGCTGCAAGCGGCGCTGGATTATACCGGCAAAACGACGTTTGCAGACTCCTCACAAGTCGGCAAGGCCAATCAGCCTGTTCTCGCTTATTTGAAAAACCATCCGGAATTGGGCTGGCAAGGTTCGGGAGGGAACCGTTTCGATCCGAGTGCGGCCATCAGCGCGAAGCAATTTTACAAGGTGGTGCTTGAAAACATGGGTTTCAAATCGGGAGCGGACTTTACATACGAGCAGACAGAATCGTTTGCCGCCTCCAAGGGTTTAACCCAAATCGCTGGCGCGTCCTCCCTGCTTAACGGGCACATCGCTACAGCACTCGTAGAGGCTTTGTCGGCCAACACCGCTAACGGCACAACGCTTTTTTCATCGCTTCAATCGAAAGGCGTTATCGCAGCGGGAGCCTCCTTGCAGACGGGTGAGAGGATCGGACTGAAACAGGATTCAAAATTAGGAACGTACTTCACCGACAGCAGCGGAAAAACGTTATATTTTTTCACGAAGGATGCCGAAAATCTGAATGCATGCGCAAGCAGCTGCATCGCCAACTGGCCGATTTATTATTCGGATCACCTGCAAATTCCGTCTTCGCTGAATAAAGCGGACTTCTCCGTTTTGATCCGTACAGACGGCACAAAGCAGCTGACGTATAAAAATTGGCCGCTCTATTATTTTGTGAAGGATAAAGCGGCGGGCGATCTGAACGGCGAAGCGGTTGGCGGCGTATGGTTTACCGCTAAACCGGATTACGCTCTCATGCTCGGCACCTCGTCTACTGCCGGCAATTACTTAACCGACGATTACGGACGCGCGCTTTACTATTTTGATAAAGATACGCCGCAAAAGAGCGTCTGCGAAGGGACGTGCATCGCCAACTGGCCGGCTTATTCATCCTCCGGTACCCGCGTGCCTTCTACAGTAACAGAAGCCGACTTCGGAACGATTACCCGTCCGGATGGCAGCAAACAGAGCGCATTCAAAGGATATCCGCTCTATTATTTCATTCAGGACAAAGCCCACGGCGACTTGAAAGGACAGCAAGTCAACAAAGTCTGGTTTACGGTGGATCCCGCCAAATTCAACGGAACTACGGCTGCCTCTGCACCCGCAGAAGTTAAGACGTACCGGATCGACATTAAAGAATTTTCATTCGGTTCCGAACCGCTTACCGTAGAAGCAGGCTCTAAAGTGATCTTCACCAACTATGACGACATGAAGCATAATGCGGTAGCCGTGGACGGCTCATTCGCCAGTCCGTTGCTTGCGAAAGGCGAATCGTATACCGTCACGCTGGATAAGGCCGGCACAATCGATTACTACTGCGAGCCCCATAAATCGTTCATGACCGGCCAAATAATTGTGAAGTGA
- a CDS encoding cupredoxin domain-containing protein produces the protein MMRTITRKFGWPAALVCLLLLFGCGQSGNVSDSESSGAAAANTATADAGAGQQTETTESASPPPDSGQPAPAQESASNTGGTSTSEPAAAHEDHPEKKEEPEKVEKREKTETAEKTEKPEKSETQEKTEKLEKSETKEKTDPVKPAPEPSGSTANVPKQPSHQSQHYTVEISNFVFSPATLEISKGDTVTFINRDEIGHTATADDESFDTGILEQDDEQKITFAKTGNFSYYCAPHPGMKGTIVVKDP, from the coding sequence ATGATGAGAACAATAACGCGAAAATTCGGATGGCCTGCCGCTCTTGTCTGTCTCCTGCTCTTATTCGGCTGCGGTCAATCCGGCAACGTTTCCGATTCGGAATCAAGCGGCGCAGCTGCCGCCAACACAGCAACTGCGGATGCCGGCGCCGGGCAGCAAACGGAGACGACCGAATCCGCCTCCCCGCCGCCCGATTCCGGACAACCGGCGCCGGCACAGGAGAGCGCCTCCAATACCGGCGGAACATCGACATCGGAACCGGCTGCCGCGCACGAGGATCATCCGGAGAAAAAGGAAGAGCCGGAGAAAGTCGAAAAGCGCGAAAAAACCGAAACAGCGGAGAAGACTGAGAAACCCGAGAAAAGCGAAACTCAGGAGAAAACCGAGAAGCTCGAGAAAAGTGAAACTAAGGAGAAAACCGATCCGGTTAAGCCTGCTCCGGAGCCTTCCGGCAGCACAGCAAACGTTCCAAAGCAGCCTTCGCATCAAAGTCAACATTACACGGTTGAAATCTCGAATTTCGTCTTCTCGCCCGCAACGCTGGAAATCAGCAAAGGCGACACCGTCACGTTTATTAACCGCGATGAGATCGGCCACACGGCAACGGCAGATGACGAATCGTTCGATACCGGTATTCTCGAACAGGATGACGAACAGAAAATCACTTTTGCAAAAACCGGCAATTTTTCGTATTACTGCGCCCCTCATCCCGGTATGAAAGGTACGATTGTCGTAAAAGACCCATAA